A region from the Halobellus litoreus genome encodes:
- a CDS encoding metal-dependent hydrolase, giving the protein MPSTLVHVSLALLLAAGLLGEEFDARSALVVAAVTVIPDLDVALEPVLSGAHRSVGHTFLLPAILFAALLWDSRRGTASALRRRYGARGVRVAFVAVFCLFGAAIVPDLVVGGVNALYPLHDTFYTVDGRLFYSTDRGWVQTFVDLSPDEPTERRTTGNFDFRTVLDAEPTLGVEQSGSGGSGAGGDGGSQRVERLFPVAMTGFRAWLLPLSAFVTVTRLWRAHRTSGGDAGGR; this is encoded by the coding sequence GTGCCTTCCACGCTCGTTCACGTCTCGCTCGCGTTACTGCTCGCCGCCGGGCTCCTCGGCGAGGAGTTCGACGCCCGAAGCGCGCTCGTCGTCGCGGCGGTGACCGTGATCCCGGACCTCGACGTCGCGCTCGAACCCGTGCTGTCGGGCGCACATCGCTCCGTCGGCCACACGTTCCTGCTTCCGGCGATCCTGTTCGCGGCGCTCCTGTGGGACTCCCGACGCGGGACCGCGTCCGCCCTCCGGCGTCGGTACGGTGCCCGCGGCGTCCGCGTCGCGTTCGTCGCGGTCTTCTGTCTCTTCGGGGCCGCGATCGTTCCGGACCTCGTGGTCGGCGGAGTGAACGCGTTGTATCCGCTGCACGACACGTTCTATACGGTCGACGGACGGTTGTTCTACTCGACCGACCGCGGGTGGGTCCAGACGTTCGTCGACCTCTCGCCCGACGAACCGACGGAGCGGCGGACGACGGGCAACTTCGACTTCCGGACCGTGCTCGACGCGGAACCGACGCTCGGCGTCGAGCAGTCGGGTTCCGGTGGATCGGGAGCGGGCGGCGACGGCGGGTCCCAGCGCGTCGAGCGCCTCTTCCCGGTCGCGATGACGGGCTTTCGCGCGTGGCTGCTCCCGCTGTCGGCGTTCGTGACGGTGACTCGACTGTGGCGGGCCCACCGGACGTCCGGCGGCGACGCGGGCGGCCGATGA
- a CDS encoding transporter codes for MSRSESAPASGDGIAPDRRTLGTAAVGGVLSYLVAYAITYAVTGQQIANSLAARVLEIATGDPGTWKLVGWVFYSAHYVTSEIPGLFGSTAVNLVGRGDTFPAALFLLPPVVLVVAGALVAVVGRSETAVAGAVGGASVTLGYLPLAVAGAFLFSIAVGDSTAGPTLVTAVLLAGLVYPLVFGALGGAVGSFASGSRA; via the coding sequence ATGTCTCGCTCCGAATCGGCCCCGGCGTCCGGCGACGGAATCGCTCCGGATCGACGAACACTCGGTACCGCCGCAGTCGGCGGCGTACTCTCGTACCTCGTCGCGTACGCGATCACGTACGCGGTGACCGGCCAACAGATCGCGAACTCGCTGGCGGCCCGCGTGCTGGAAATCGCCACGGGCGATCCCGGGACGTGGAAACTCGTCGGCTGGGTGTTCTACAGCGCCCACTACGTCACGAGCGAGATCCCCGGACTGTTCGGCTCGACGGCGGTGAACCTCGTCGGGCGCGGCGACACGTTCCCGGCGGCGCTCTTTCTCCTCCCGCCGGTCGTGCTCGTCGTCGCCGGCGCTCTCGTCGCCGTCGTCGGCCGGTCCGAAACGGCCGTCGCCGGGGCCGTCGGCGGCGCATCGGTCACGCTCGGCTACCTCCCACTGGCCGTCGCCGGCGCGTTCCTCTTCTCGATCGCCGTCGGCGACTCGACGGCCGGCCCGACGCTCGTGACCGCAGTTCTCCTCGCAGGGCTCGTCTACCCGCTCGTCTTCGGGGCGCTCGGCGGTGCCGTGGGCTCGTTCGCGTCCGGCAGTCGGGCGTAA
- a CDS encoding GNAT family N-acetyltransferase: MSEQAAADGRVRPYDRETDREALWELKRGFETGIGEGTGGDDKGAVYEEKLTDEYRERWLAWVDRCVEEDPGCVVVAAADPADSTATVGDSPADSKRRGDADLVGYAFVLPESLSFVWDAAVLNEIFVAPEERGTGVADDLMKAAVECARSQNLPLDRMVLDVDRENDRARAFYERYGFEHWGEMVAREL, encoded by the coding sequence ATGAGCGAGCAGGCAGCCGCCGACGGACGCGTCCGTCCGTACGACCGCGAAACCGACCGCGAAGCGCTCTGGGAGTTGAAACGGGGCTTCGAGACGGGAATCGGCGAGGGAACCGGCGGCGACGACAAGGGGGCGGTTTACGAGGAGAAGTTGACCGACGAGTACCGCGAGCGGTGGCTCGCGTGGGTCGACCGCTGCGTGGAGGAGGACCCGGGATGCGTCGTCGTCGCCGCGGCCGACCCCGCGGATTCGACGGCGACGGTGGGCGATTCCCCCGCGGATTCGAAGCGGCGTGGGGACGCCGACCTCGTCGGATACGCGTTCGTCCTGCCGGAGTCGCTGTCGTTCGTCTGGGACGCCGCCGTCCTCAACGAGATCTTCGTCGCTCCCGAGGAGCGTGGAACGGGCGTCGCCGACGATCTGATGAAGGCCGCCGTCGAGTGCGCTCGATCGCAGAACCTCCCGCTCGATCGGATGGTGCTCGACGTGGATCGGGAAAACGACAGGGCGCGGGCGTTCTACGAGCGCTACGGCTTCGAACACTGGGGCGAGATGGTCGCGAGAGAGCTGTAG
- a CDS encoding replication factor C large subunit gives MTDWTERYRPSTLSEVRGNNKARDALKEWAETWPDHREPVVLHGAPGVGKTSAAHALANDLGWEVVELNASDERTADAIERFAGRASRNTTLAGSVGDGSGGRQLVVMDEADNIHYQYDRGGKQAVTSLLKEANQPIVLIANEYYDMSNGLRNAAREIEFRDVSARSIVPVLRDILRKEGVEFDEEALERIAEANSGDLRAAVKDLQATAEGLEKVTLDDVTTGSRNRTVGLFEFLDAVLKEKPAEEALRTAYDVDETPDDLLKWVEDKVSLVYEGEELARAYEFLSNADVWTSRVYTTDFDYSWWRYATDNLAGGVAAARDRTRGGWTQYGGAPYRSTRDATRDAVVRSIAESGGFSMATARLDVLPFLAAMTHHCKPRELTVAMAAWYDLDEAGVSYVTGSGETTNKVQSIVEDASELRAEAVEDHAGDAFGERETEGDVDEESGTEDADDQQTFDSDVLDREGADEGGSEADDPEAADEDDGQAGLSDFM, from the coding sequence ATGACCGACTGGACCGAACGGTACCGTCCGTCGACCCTCTCGGAGGTCCGCGGCAACAACAAGGCCCGCGACGCCCTGAAAGAGTGGGCCGAGACGTGGCCCGACCACCGCGAGCCGGTCGTCCTCCACGGTGCGCCCGGCGTGGGAAAGACCTCCGCGGCCCACGCGCTGGCGAACGATCTGGGCTGGGAAGTCGTCGAACTCAACGCCTCCGACGAGCGGACTGCCGACGCCATCGAGCGGTTCGCGGGCCGGGCGTCACGCAACACGACGCTCGCCGGATCGGTCGGCGACGGCAGCGGCGGCCGCCAACTCGTCGTGATGGACGAGGCCGACAACATCCACTACCAGTACGATCGCGGGGGCAAACAGGCAGTCACCAGCCTGCTGAAGGAGGCGAACCAGCCGATTGTCCTCATCGCCAACGAGTACTACGATATGTCGAACGGCCTGCGCAACGCCGCGCGGGAGATCGAGTTCCGCGACGTCTCAGCGCGGTCGATCGTGCCCGTCCTCCGCGACATCCTCCGCAAAGAGGGAGTCGAGTTCGACGAGGAGGCGTTAGAGCGGATCGCCGAGGCCAACAGCGGCGACCTCCGCGCCGCGGTGAAGGACCTCCAGGCGACCGCCGAAGGCCTCGAGAAAGTGACGCTCGACGACGTGACGACGGGATCGAGAAACCGCACAGTCGGCCTCTTCGAGTTCCTCGATGCGGTGTTGAAAGAGAAGCCCGCCGAGGAGGCGCTTCGGACCGCCTACGACGTCGACGAGACGCCCGACGACCTCCTCAAGTGGGTTGAGGACAAAGTGTCGTTGGTCTACGAGGGCGAGGAACTCGCCCGCGCTTACGAGTTCCTCTCGAACGCCGACGTCTGGACGTCCCGCGTGTACACGACGGACTTCGACTACAGCTGGTGGCGCTACGCGACCGACAACCTCGCCGGGGGCGTCGCGGCCGCGCGCGACCGGACCCGCGGCGGGTGGACCCAGTACGGGGGCGCACCCTACCGCTCGACGCGCGATGCGACCCGGGACGCGGTGGTCCGCTCGATCGCCGAGTCCGGCGGCTTCTCGATGGCGACGGCCCGCCTGGACGTGCTGCCGTTCCTCGCAGCGATGACGCACCACTGCAAGCCCCGAGAGCTGACCGTCGCGATGGCCGCGTGGTACGACCTCGACGAGGCCGGCGTCTCTTACGTCACGGGCAGCGGCGAGACGACGAACAAGGTGCAGTCGATCGTCGAGGACGCGAGCGAACTGCGGGCGGAGGCGGTCGAGGATCACGCCGGCGACGCGTTCGGGGAACGCGAAACCGAGGGAGACGTGGACGAGGAGTCGGGGACCGAGGACGCCGACGACCAGCAGACGTTCGATTCCGACGTCCTGGACCGCGAGGGCGCGGACGAAGGCGGTTCGGAGGCAGACGACCCCGAAGCGGCCGACGAGGACGACGGACAGGCGGGCCTGTCGGACTTTATGTAA
- a CDS encoding amino acid ABC transporter ATP-binding protein, with the protein MSTDHSLLEFDHVDKYFGETHVLKDVSLDIEDGEVCVVVGPSGSGKSTLLRCANRLEEIQNGEIRLDGRSISDPDADINRLRQRIGMVFQSFNLFPHKTALENVTLAPRKVRGIDEATARQRAEELLADVGLSDQANSYPNQLSGGQQQRVAIARALAMDPRVMLFDEVTSALDPELVGEVLEVMRDLAAEGMTMMVVTHEMGFAREVGDRIVLMDEGRIVETGAPESFFENPQTDRGEQFLSKIL; encoded by the coding sequence ATGAGTACCGACCACTCGCTGCTCGAATTCGACCACGTAGACAAGTACTTCGGCGAGACGCACGTCCTCAAAGACGTCTCGCTGGACATCGAAGACGGCGAGGTGTGCGTCGTCGTGGGTCCCTCCGGATCGGGGAAATCGACGCTGCTCCGGTGTGCGAACCGCTTAGAGGAGATCCAGAACGGCGAGATCAGACTCGACGGTCGATCGATCTCCGATCCCGACGCCGACATCAACCGCCTCCGACAGCGCATCGGGATGGTGTTCCAGTCGTTCAACCTCTTCCCGCACAAGACGGCGCTGGAAAACGTCACGCTCGCGCCGCGGAAAGTCCGCGGGATCGACGAGGCGACCGCCCGGCAGCGCGCGGAGGAACTCCTCGCGGACGTCGGGCTGAGCGACCAGGCCAACTCGTATCCGAACCAGCTCTCCGGCGGCCAACAGCAGCGCGTCGCCATCGCTCGCGCGCTCGCGATGGACCCGCGCGTGATGCTGTTCGACGAGGTGACGAGTGCGCTCGACCCCGAACTCGTGGGGGAAGTGCTCGAAGTGATGCGCGACCTCGCCGCCGAGGGAATGACGATGATGGTCGTCACCCACGAGATGGGCTTCGCCCGCGAGGTTGGGGACCGCATCGTGCTGATGGACGAGGGGCGCATCGTCGAGACCGGCGCTCCCGAGTCGTTCTTCGAGAATCCACAGACCGATCGCGGCGAGCAGTTCCTCTCGAAGATCCTCTGA
- a CDS encoding helix-turn-helix domain-containing protein translates to MTTVPREDLARRIAGEITLSDDPGATLRKWRTDFDVSQTALAEQLDVSSSVISDYESGRRESPGIGVVRRMVEALLDIDESRGGGRIRQYARVISAGFESDIVQDLREYPTSIPLETLYEAMDATELVRGDQDRISGHTVINSIEAITRLSSEEFYRLYGQSTSRALVFTGVTRGESPLVAMRVVNPTPNAVILHGLTEDDLWEHAPALATIDGFSLAISNRDLEEMLEDLRRLP, encoded by the coding sequence GTGACGACTGTTCCCAGAGAAGACCTCGCACGTCGGATCGCGGGCGAAATTACGTTGAGTGACGATCCGGGCGCGACGCTCCGGAAGTGGCGGACGGACTTCGACGTCTCTCAGACCGCCCTCGCCGAGCAACTGGACGTCTCCTCCTCAGTCATCTCCGACTACGAGAGCGGCCGGCGCGAGAGCCCCGGTATCGGCGTCGTCCGGCGGATGGTCGAGGCGCTGCTGGACATCGACGAATCCCGGGGCGGCGGCCGCATCCGCCAGTACGCCCGGGTCATCTCCGCGGGCTTCGAGAGCGACATCGTCCAGGACCTTCGGGAATACCCGACCTCGATCCCGCTGGAGACGCTGTACGAGGCGATGGACGCGACCGAACTCGTCCGCGGCGATCAGGACCGGATCAGCGGGCACACGGTGATCAACAGCATCGAGGCCATCACTCGGCTGTCCTCCGAGGAGTTCTACCGCCTCTACGGTCAGTCGACGTCGCGAGCCCTGGTGTTCACGGGCGTCACCCGCGGTGAGTCGCCGCTCGTGGCGATGCGCGTCGTCAACCCGACCCCGAACGCCGTCATCCTCCACGGTCTCACCGAGGACGACCTCTGGGAGCACGCGCCGGCGCTCGCGACGATCGACGGGTTTTCGCTCGCGATATCGAACCGCGACCTCGAGGAGATGTTGGAGGACCTGCGGCGACTCCCCTGA
- a CDS encoding pyridoxamine 5'-phosphate oxidase family protein, translating into MTDEESAVVMDRDEIDELLGTGGVGVLALAEENDPYAIPVSYGYDGDDVYLRLGFGEDSEKKQYLANSERVVLVVTNEGDLGWESTVVRGTLSEIPEASIDGTVVEAIRSIDIPFFTIYEEAPRELEYQLYRLHPDEITGRREKPPVGIE; encoded by the coding sequence ATGACCGACGAAGAGAGCGCGGTCGTGATGGACCGCGATGAGATCGACGAACTGCTCGGGACCGGCGGCGTCGGCGTGCTGGCGCTCGCCGAGGAGAACGATCCCTACGCGATTCCCGTCTCGTACGGCTACGACGGCGACGACGTGTACCTCCGCCTCGGATTCGGCGAGGACTCCGAAAAGAAACAGTATCTCGCGAACTCCGAACGGGTCGTCCTCGTGGTCACCAACGAGGGCGACCTGGGATGGGAGTCGACGGTCGTCCGCGGAACGCTCTCGGAGATCCCCGAGGCGAGTATCGACGGGACGGTGGTCGAGGCGATTCGATCGATCGACATTCCGTTCTTCACGATCTACGAGGAGGCCCCGCGGGAACTGGAGTATCAACTCTACCGACTCCACCCGGACGAAATCACGGGCCGCCGGGAGAAACCGCCCGTCGGAATCGAGTGA